GTAATTAGAGTTTCCTTCGATATTATCTAATAAGTACTCTAATTCATCTCTAAATTGTGTTAATTTTATCGTATCGTTAATAATAATTTGTTTATCTTTGTGCTCATGAAGCATAGACCAAGTTTCCTGAACAAATATGAGATATGAAAACGTGGATCCATTATCCATTAAATAAACGAAAGAAAAATGATCACTGTCAACAATCATTTGACCGACTTCAGTCAAACCTTCAGTAGACTTATCTGTGTAACATAGTACTTGATTATCTTGAATTTTAATTTCATTAACATAAATACGCATACGTTCTCCTCCTATATGAGCATTGTCACCCAATACTCATATTGCTTTTGTTCAGTTTGTGATGACATATGTATTGCAAACTATAGCCATTCACAACCATTCCGTCATTCTTGTCGATAGAATCAATAAAGCAATTGATTCTCACCATTCGTTTTATTATGAGGCAAACTGCCTTATCATAATACAGTTTACCATAATTCTTAACACGTCTCATTGACTATCTATCAAATTGTAAATACTTTTAAACACTCGCAAACTTAGGCATAATATGGATTAAGGAGTGAATACGAATGGCAATCGAACAAGAAATTGAATTCAAACAATTATTAGACTTAATACAGTATGAAAATATAAAAACAACTTATTTTTCCGACGATGAACCTAAAACCCAAGTGAATTATTATATTGATACACCCGATTTTCAAATTCAATCTCAAAAAATGGCGTTGCGAATAAGAGTGAAAAACAATAATCCTAATGAAATGACGTTAAAAGTACCTTTAGCAATCGGTTTAAATGAGTATAATTTTGACACAACCGTCGTACCTTTAAACGGACTTCACATTCAAGAGCAACATTTACCAGTTGAAATTCATAATGTTTTACAAGAAAAACACGTTTCATTCAATCAATTACAAATATTAGGTGATTTAAAAACGATTCGTTATGAAAAACCGATTGAAGGCGGTTTACTGGTATTAGACCATAGTCTCTATCTCGGTAAAGAAGATTTCGAGTTAGAATTCGAAGTGAATGATTATCATAAAGGAAAACAAGCATTCGAAACTTTACTTAACCAATTTCAGTTGACGCATAAAGAACCCAAAAATAAAGTGCGTCGCTTTTTTGAATATCAAGCATTTTTAAAACAACACAAACACAAATAGGCTTTGGGTAAGTGTTTTTACTTTGATATGTAAAAATTCATGTTATTATTTATGTATATCAAAACTAACGATTAAGGTGATGTCATGCCTCCAACGCCGTATGAAGTGATTGGTCAAGATGCACTTTATAAGATGATTGACCATTTTTATATTTTAGTAGAACAAGATGATCGAATAAATCATTTATTTCCAGGGGATTTTAACGAAACAAGCCGCAAACAAAAGCAATTTCTCACTCAATTTTTAGGTGGACCAAGTTTATATACCGATGAACATGGTCACCCAATGTTACGAAAACGTCATTTACCTTTTAAAATTGATGAAACAGCGAAAAATGCTTGGTTAGAAAATATGCATATCGCTATCGAAAATGCACAATTACCCCATGGTGTGGGTGATTATTTGTATGAGCGTTTAAAGTTAACTGCGTCACATATGGTTAACACAGAATATTAATTGTAGGTGAAAATATGACGAAAGAATTACGAGCTGTTGTTCATAGCTGTCAAGAAGAAGCAAATACAAATCTTTCTCCTGTGAGCAAAATAGAAATTTATTCTTTTTTCGATCCTTTTAGCAAAGATAGTTTTAAATTATCTGCCGTTTTATCGAAATTAAAAATTGAATACAGCCAATATATCCGCATTCGTCATATCCTCAACCCTTCATTACGTGTGTTGACAAAATGTCAAGCACAGAGCACATCTGACCGCGACAATATTGCGCTAGCATTTAAAGCGGCAGAATTACAAGGGCGCGCCCGTGCTCACCGCTTCATGCATCTTATTCAGAATGAGATCATTCCGAAACCAGATATTGTCACAGAAGATATGATTTCGAAATGTATCGTTAATGCTGGATTGGACTATGATGTATTTCAAGAAGATTTAATTCATGGTAATTTACGTGAAAGTTTAAAAGTTGATTTGCATATCGCACGCGAAATGGAAGTTAACATGGCACCTTCCCTCGTATTTTTCAATGAGGATATCCAAGAAGAAGGATTAAAAGTTGAAGGATTATATCCATATCATATATATACGTATATCATTAATGAAATGATGGGATGTCAAATTGAAAAGCAACTTCCACCAAAATTAACAACATACATTCATCAAAAGCAACTGGTTACAGAAGAAGAGCTATTAACGATTTATGAGTGGCCTGAGAAAACATTAAAAAAAGAATTAAAAAAATTACTCTTGCAACAAAAGATTGAAAAAATAAAATACCCTGGTGGAGAATTTTGGAAGTCTAAAATGTGAGAAATAGCATATATTTATTACGAAGTTGGAACATTATAATGTTCCAGCTTTTTTAGTATAAAAAAAACGCCGTGTTCTGACACGGCGCTAAACAAAGGGGATGGGAGAAATTTTTCACTTCAAACAAAGGGGTATGTTTGTTATGTGATTAATTTCATGCTCATAATATATCACGTGTTTACAAACGATTCAACCCTTTAATGTCCAAAAATGCAACATTTCACAAATCCGTCAAATTGTAAACGGATTCAATCCCCTCAAGCTTTCATTAATTTTTCAAAAGCGTCTAATTTTTCCTCAAATACTTTACAAGCATCTTCAATTGGTTGTGGCGTTGTCATATCAACACCCGCATTTTTTAAGATTTCAATTGGGTAATTTGAGCTTCCTTTTTTCAAAAATTCATTAATATAGCGTTCAACAGCAGGTTGACCTTCTGTCAATATTTGATGACTTAAGCTTTGTGCAGCACTATACCCTGTCGCATATTGATATACGTAATAGTTCATGTAGAAATGTGGAATACGCGACCACTCTTTACTAATGTGATCATCTGTTTCAACAGTGTCTCCAAAATATTGTCGGTTTAATTTAGCGTATTCTTCATTCATGCGTGTCGCGGTTAACGGCTCCCCTGCTTCTTCAATCTGATGGATTTTATGTTCAAACTCTGCAAACATCGTTTGGCGGAATAAAGTCGCACGGAAACGTTCTAATTCTTGATTTAATAGTAATAAACGTCGCTTATCATCCAAGTGTTTATCCATATAATAACTTAATAATGCTTCATTACATGTAGATGCTACTTCTGCCACAAAAATAGTATAGTCACTTTGGTTTGAAGGTTGATTTTTACGACTAAAGTAACTATGTGCAGAATGACCAAATTCGTGAACCAGTGTATATAAATCAGATACAGTATTCGACCAATTCAATAAAATAAATGGATTTGTTTTATGAGAACCTGATGAGTATCCACCTGAACGCTTACCTTTATTTTCATAGACATCAACCCATCGATTTTGTAAACCTTCTTTTACGACATTAAGATATTCTTCGCCCATAGGTTCTAATCCCTTTAACATCCATTCCACCGCTTCATCATATGGCATATCAAATTGGATGTCCTTAACCATAGGTGTGTACATATCATACATTTTCAAGTCATCTACACCGAGTAGTTCTTTACGAAGTTTCGTATATCGATGTAAGAGTGGCAAATACTTATGCACAGTTTTAACTAAATTGTCATATACTTCCTCAGGAATATGTGTACGGCTTAACGCTTGCTCACGCGCTGTTTTATAATGATGCGTGCGCGCATTAAATACATGTTTTTTCACTTCTCCAGCAAGTGTTGCGCCTAACGTATTATTGTATGCACCATACGCTTTATACACATTATTGTAGGCAGATTCACGTAATGTGCGATCATCTGATTCTAAATATTTAATAAACGTACCTTGCGTTAATGGATGGTGTTGACCATCTTTATCCGTAACATCTTCAAATGTTAAATCTGCATTATCAAACATACTGAATACATTACTAGGTGTTGATAACGCATCTTGAGCTTCTGTAAGTAATTTTTCTTTCTCTGCATCTAATACATGCGGACGTTGTTCATTAATTAATTTTAAATCAAATTCAAAACGCTTCAGACCATCATGTGATGAAATAAATTTTTGCACACGCGCTTCTTCAATTTGAAGTAATTCTGGAACTAAAAAACTCCATGCAGAACTTAGTTTGATGGCTAATTGATGGGCACGCGCTTCAAATCCTGTATATTTATCATTCGCTGTATCTTGATCTTGCTTTAAATGCGCATATACATAAACTTCCTCAAGCTCTGTCTCAATTTCATCTTCTAAACGTAGTGCTTGGTATAGCGTTTCAGCATCATCACCTAAGTGACCTTTAAAAGCTTCTTCTTTACCAAGGTAACCTTCGACTTTTTTAAAGGCCGCTTCCCATGCCTCATCACTTTCAAAAATCGTTGTTAAATCCCAAGTATATTCAGGGTGTTGTTGTTCTTGTTCTGAACGTGTAAGTTGTTGTGTCATAGTTTTTTCCTCCTCTAAAGATGATATTACTGTTATTTTCTCATTTTTAAATTCAGATTGCACTTTTAAACTATGTCACATTCAATATTTTTAAATATGCATGAATCATCATATTCATTTTATGCACATAATCAACCTTTTTTTCTGCGAAATACCGCGGCTTCAAACACTGCTTAACAGAAATATGAGGAATGACACCTTTTTTTAACGCTTTTAATACCGTTAATTGCCATAGTATCGGATTGGTCACGAAATAGATTTGTTCTGGAAAAACAAACCCAGTTAATTTAACCACTTGCTCATCAGTCATTTGCAACTGATATATTAATGATAAATGTGGTTCAAGCACACTATGTTTCAATCGACATTGTGTGAGAAATGCTTTTATATGTAATCTAGAAAGCTTTTTAACCACTGTAAGTGAACAATTATTCATGTTAATGTGTGTGAGCCAATCTTTAACGTGCACGCTTTGTTGAATACCTATAAAGCGATTGGCTTTTATAGGCAGAAGTTGTGACAATTCAATAATCTCTGTTCCATCATCACTAAGGCTGTATAACGTGTGCGTATATGGATCTATACATGCTTGATGACGTTGTGTAAGGTTGTACATTCCGTGACTTAACTTAGGTAATTCTGTTAACCATAACACGTGATAGCCAAGTTGAGATAACTTTTCTGTTCTTTTTTGAAATGATCCAATACTCATCGCGCTTAGTTGAATTTCAAGCGCCCACCGATCTACAATAATGTCAGGAATTTGCTGAATCGTCTCTACATAAGGTTCCAACCGCACATCGTTATAGTATTGCTTTAATGACGTATAAAGACCATACTTCATCGTTTGATGACGTATAGATTCACCCCCATAATGATTTGAATGTAAGGATTGTGCTTGGTGAGCAAAATGCGGCACCATCTTAACCCCTTTCTTTAAAATAAGCTGCGCTTTGCATATAGGACAATAATATTGACCTTGTTTAGATGCATCACACGCATGGACTTGATTTTTATGAAGATCCATTGCAGTTAACATCAACATCACCTCATAGTTATACTCGTTAAACGGTGCGCTTTTACTTCTAAAACGATTTAAAATTTTGTATGAGATAATCATTCACCAACCTTATATCATGCATAAAAAACACGCCCTGTTTAGTGGGCGTGTCGCTGATTTCTATATTATTTATCTGTAAAGTAACGTTTCACCTGTTCAAGTACATTATGACTCATAACTATTTTGCCATAATCGTTTAAATACACTTCCGTTTTATCTGTTGGCATTGCGTATTCAAGGACTTGTCCGTAAAAATCATGAATAGGTTCTTCCGTTACATCATGATCAAAATGAACCATATAATAATATTCGTTATTTAACATATAAAGTAAATCTTCATAACGTGTTAGTTTTTGATTGTTTTGATGCGCATACGCAATGAGCGTTTCTAAACTATCAAACTTAAAGACAAGCGTATTTGAAGCCAATGCGTGACTTTCATCTGAAGTCGCTGTATGTTGTACGCCTACTTCATCATCAACTTGTTCTTCATTATCTTTTGAATGTGATTTTAAAGATTGTGCTAGAAGTTCATTTAACTGACTATCAAATTCGTCTAATGCATGATCCTCGTCAGACATTTGCATTAACTCGTCATTTTTAGATTTTGAAATTGTCACTTCTACCCCTTTTTCAAACGCATGTACTTGTATCCATAAAGGGCCTTCTACTACAAAATCTTCTTCTTGGTTAATTTCTTCCATCATAGACCAAAAAAATTCTTCGCCTCGTTTGCGGTTCGTCCATAAATCTTCGCGTTTAAAACCACGTGCTTCTATATCTTTATAAGTGATGAACAACTTTACAGTCATATCATCAATGCGCTCTATTCTCATATCATCTCACTCCTCACAGTCGATGAATAGTAACCCTATTGTAGTAGACAAATTCAAAAAATACAATCTATTTGTTTGTAGCATGCAATCTTCAGAAAAAATTTTATTTACAATATATATGTCTTGTATTTACTCAAAATACGATATGTAAACGTAAGCTCATCACATTGAGCCACTGATGCTATTAAAATAAAAAACGAGCAACGTGACATGACGTTACTCGATATCTCATATAAATCTAAAGCGATTTATGATATTTAAATTAATCAACCATACGTTGTGCTTCTTGCAATTGGAACGTACGTACTTTTCGAGGTAAGAAGCGACGAATTTCATCTTCATTATATCCTACTTGCAAACGCTTATCGTCTAAAATAATTGGACGGCGTAAAATACCAGGATTATCTTGAATGATGCCATATAAATCTTGTAATGGTAAAGCGTCGATATCGACGTTCAATTTTTGATAAGTTTTAGAACGTGTAGAGATGATTTCATCTGTACCGTCTTCAGTCATTTTTAAAATTTGTTTTATTTCATCTAATGTTAAATGCTCAGAAAAAATATTTCGCTCCGTATACGGAATGTCATGTTCTTGTAACCATGCTTTCGCTTTACGGCAAGATGTGCAACTTGGTGAAGTAAATAATGTTACCATACATCTCACTCTCCTAATTGAATAAAAATTCATTAAATTTTTAACGTTTTAGTTTGACTGCTCAATCTATGTCTAAACAACTCAAATCTTTTTCTGTTTTTCTAACGCTATAGTTATATTATAGACAATCAACATTAAAATTAAATGAGAAATCTGTAAAAATAGTATTTATTTTAAATTATCAGTCTTTAGTATGAGACGATTCTATTCGATTTCTTACTTATCATCATATCATAACTTACAAACGAAGAAAATACTGTTACAATAGTAATGATTATCTTGAAAGAAAGTAGGCATTGTAAATATGAAAACACTATTCTCAGGAATTCAGCCAAGTGGTATCCCCACAATTGGGAATTATATTGGGGCTTTAAAACAATTTGTTGATATTCAAGAAGACTATGATTGCTATTTTTGTATTGTAGATCAACATGCAATAACGGTACCACAAGACCGTTTAAAATTACGTCAACAAACGCGTCAACTTGCAGCAATTTATTTAGCTGCTGGACTTAATCCAGACAAAATTACACTTTTCATCCAATCTGAAGTCCCTGCGCATGTACAAGCCGGATGGATGCTTACAACCATTTCTTCTATTGGGGAACTTGAGCGCATGACACAATTTAAAGATAAAGCACAAAAACAAAATGACGGCATTCCAGCTGGTTTATTAACATATCCACCTTTAATGGCGGCAGACATTATTTTATATAACACAGACATTGTCCCTGTTGGTGATGATCAAAAACAACATATCGAATTAACACGTAACTTAGTAGACCGTTTCAATAGTCGTTATAACGATGTTTTAACTAAACCTGAAATTAAAATGCCAAAAGTCGGTGGTCGCATTATGAGCTTACAAGACCCAACTAAAAAAATGAGTAAAAGTGATGACAACCAGAAAAACTTTATCTCTTTACTAGACGAACCTCATATTGCCGCTAAAAAAATTAAAAGTGCTGTTACTGATTCAGATGGTGAAGTTAAATACGATAAAGAACATAAACCTGGTATTTCTAACTTATTAACAATATATTCAAGCCTAACGAATGAATCAATAGAAACGTTAGAATCACGTTATGCGAACGAAGGTTATGGTAAGTTCAAAGGTGACCTTGCTGACATCGTCGCTGACTTTTTAACACATTTCCAAGAAAAATATAATGAATTCTATCAATCAGAGCGCTTAGATGACATATTAGATGAAGGCCGAGAAAAAGCACATCGCACTTCCTTTAAAACACTTAAGAAAATGGAAAAAGCAATGGGACTTGGACGTAAACGCAAATAAGAAAACTGCCCCCTTTCTGAGATGAAGGGTGCAGTTTTTTTATTTTTCTTTCTTTTTACCTGTGTCACGATCGATAGATTTATCAATATATGTGTACTTTAATGATGTATCTCCACCAATATTATGATAACGTAGGTTTTTCACTTGTGGATTTGTCAGATGCGCTTCCCCTTTTTGATATACAGGTGCAATCGGTGCTTCATTAAGCAATAACTCTTCTGCATCTACAAGCGTTTGATTTCGTTCTTCAGGTTTTTGCAATAATTCGCCATTCGCTTTTTCAAGCATTTTATCATATTCTTTATTACTCCAACCTGTATTATTAGACGAATTACCTGTTGTCATAATATTAAGAAACGTCATTGAGTCCGGGTAATCTGGTCCCCAACCTGAAAGTGAAATTTGATAATTTCCACTTTGTTCACGTGCAATACGTTGCTTAAACGGTAATTGTTGGATTTTAACAGTAACCCCTGGTAACGTGGTTTCAACTTGAGATTTAATAAACTCTGCTGAAATTTTAGACGCTGGAGTATCTTCTGTGTTCAACGTGAAAGTGAATTTATCTTTACCTAGTTCTTTTTTAGCTTTATTGTAATTCTCTTTAGCCTGTTTAGGGTCGTATTTCAATGGTGATTTAATTTGATCTGTAAAATCTTTGCCATTAGGTGCATCTGCAGTTCCTTTAGCAGTGAATCCATCCACTTCTTTAGAACCGTTATTCAATACAGAATCTACATAATCTTTTTTATTGATGGCTTGCGAAAAAGCAAGTCTCATATTTTTGTTTTTAAACTCTGGGACTTCGTCTTGATTTAATTTCAAGTAGAATGTTGAGGCAAGAAGACGTTTTTTCAATGCAGGATCCCCTTTATATTTATCCACTTGTTCTGCAGAAATTATCGTATCATCTACTGAACCTGTATCATAAAGTGACGCTCCAGCTTGACCATCTTTTAGAACCTTATAATTGACTTTGTCTAGTTTCACAACGTCTTTATCCCAATATTTATCATTTTTCACTAAAATAATTTTATCTTCTACAGCCCAGTCTTTAACTTTAAATGGACCATTGTACACACTTTTATCTTCAGATGTTCCATAACGTTCGCCATATTTTTTCACAACTTTTTCATTTTGTGGTAAATATGTAGCAAATGCGAGCATTTCTTTAAAATAAGGAATCGGTTTAGTGAGTTCAAAACGGAGAGTATGGTCGTCAATCGCTTTTACCCCTAGTTCATCCACATCTTTTTTCCCATATTAATCGCTTCTGCATTTTTTAAATCATACATAATGTACGCATATTCTGAAGCCGTATTAGGGTCAACTACACGTTTCCATCCATATTCAAAATCATGGGCAGTGACTGGATCTCCATTTGACCATTTGGCATCTTTACGTAAGTGAACCGTCCAAGTTTTACCCCCGTTCGTAATTTCAGGGTCTCCTTGTGCAACGCCCGGTTCAGCTTTATCATTTTTTCCTGCTGTGTATAAACCTTCATAAACTTGGCTAAATTTATCAAAACTTACATTATCCGTTACTTTAGCAGGGTCTAATGACGCCATATCTTGAGGAATCACTTTTCGAAACACTTGCCCTTTTTCATCATAAATCCCTTCAGCATTACCGCATGCAGATAATACAATAACTGAACTCATGATTGCCACGAGTAGTTTGACTTTATGTTTTGCGATTTTCAATTGCATTTCCCCCTTCCTTTGTTTTATACATGTAAACCGTTATTTTGAGTGAATTCTTGAAACTCTTCTTCTGTCGCAAGGACGTAATGATTGGGTGTAAATGCTTTTAATGTTCTAGGTACATCCGGGTTTTTTTCGCCTTCATACGCAAATCGTTTTCGCGAACGTTCGCTATCAGGGTCTGGTTGTGGCACTGCAGAGAGCAATGATTTTGTATAGGGATGTAGTGGTTGATTGTAAATCTCATCTGCCGGTCCAAGTTCCACGATTTTCCCCAAATGCATAACCGCTATACGATCTGAAATGTATTTCACCATGGAAAGATCATGCGCAATAAATAAAAATGTAATATTGCGTTCGCGTTGTAGCTTTTGCATTAAATTTACAACCTGTGCTTGAATGGATACATCCAATGCCGATATCGGTTCGTCTGCAATAATAAATTCTGGTTCAACAGCTAAGGCACGCGCAATACCGATTCGTTGACGTTGTCCTCCTGAGAACTCGTGCGGATATCGATTGGCATGACTCTTACGTAAGCCTACCGTTTCAAGTAAGTCGTATACACGCTTTTTTCTGTCTTTTTTATCTTTTGCAAGTCCATGAATATCTATACCTTCTGCGACAATATCCATGACTTTGAGCCTTGGGTTGAGCGACGCATAGGGATCTTGGAAAATCATTTGGATTTTTTTATTAAACTTAAGTAAGTCTTTTCTTTTTTTAATACTTTGTATGTTAACCCCTTCGTAAAGCACCTGACCGTCTGTGACATCATTTAATTTAATTATCGCTTTTCCTGTTGTAGATTTACCTGATCCTGATTCACCAACAAGTCCAAACGTTTCCCCTTTATAAATATCAAATGAAATATCATCAATTGCCCGCACTTCATTTCGTTTACCTTGGTTAAAATATTGTTTTAAGTGTTTAACTTCTACTAAGACCTCTTTTTCCACCATTAAAACGACACCCTTTCTACACGTTCTGGTTTCGCAAAATTATTTGGCATAGGACGTTGTTTGCGCTTCACTAACTCTGGTGGATCTACTTTTGGTGCACGTTCATCTAACAACCATGAACGAACATAATGTGTAGGTGACACACGGTACCATGGTGGTGCTTCTTTAAAATCTATAGCTAACGCATACTCACTACGAGCAGCAAATGCATCGCCTTTTGGTGGATGAACTAAATCCGGTGGCGAGCCTGGAATTGCACGTAACGCTGTTGAGCCCTCTGTTTCCAAATCAGGCATTGATGATAGTAATCCCCACGTATACGGATGTTTCGGATCATAAAATATTTCATCCACATCTCCCGTTTCTATCATTTGGCCACCGTACATGACTGCAACACGATCAGCAACATTTGCAACGACCCCTAAATCATGGGTAATAAATATAATTGATGTATCAATCTTTTGTTGAAGCTCTTTCATTAAATCTAAAATTTGTGCTTGCATTGTTACGTCTAAAGCCGTTGTCGGTTCATCCGCAATTAGAATCTTCGGTTCACACGCAAGTGCTAATGCAATGACAATACGTTGACGTTGTCCTCCAGAAAATTGATGTGGATACGCATTGAATCGTTCTTTAACACGTTTCAAACCTACTAGCTCTAACAATTCGATGGCTCGTTTTTTCGCATCCGTCTTATTCAGTCCAATATGTTTCATAATAGGTTCCATTACCTGTTTTCCTATTTTCATGGTAGGATTTAAAGACGTCATTGGGTCTTGGAAAATCATCGAGATTTCCTTCCCCCGTAATTTCATTAGTTCTTTTTCTGACTTTTGGGTTAAGTCTTCGCCATTGAACATAATACTGCCTTGCTTAATACGCCCTGACTTTCCTTGGAACAATTTCGTAATGGCTTTTGTCGTTACAGATTTACCTGAACCTGACTCACCTACAATCGCTAACGTTTCCCCTTTGTTTAAATAAAAATCTACACCGCGTACAGCTTGCACTTCCCCAACTTCGATATCAAAAGAGACATGCAAGTCATTTACTTCAATTACACGTTCTGACATTGGTCATACCTCCTTTATTTTCGCATTTTAGGGTCAAATGCATCTCGTAAACCGTCACTAAATAGATAGAAAAATAGAATTAATAAACTTAATATGAAAGCCGGAATAAATAATTGGTGTGGATGAATTAATAACATCGCACGTCCCTCATTCACCAGTGATCCTAATGACGTTTGAGGTGCTGGTACACCAATACCAATAAAACTTAAGAATGCCTCGAAGAAAATTGCGTTTGGCACTGTAAACATAGACGTTACGATAATCGCGCCTAACGTATTAGGTAAGATATGCTTAAAAATAAGTTTTAAATTTGATGTCCCTAAAGTACGTGAAGCTAAAACAAATTCCTGATTTTTTAATTTTAAAAATTCTCCACGTACAACACGGCTCATCCCAATCCATCCTGTAATTGCCATCGCCAAAATAATTGTCCAAATTGATGGTTCAAATATTAATACGAATAAAATCACAACGATAAGTGTTGGAATAGATGAAATAATTTCGATAACACGTTGCATAAAGTCATCAATCCGACCACCAAAATAACCAGAAATCGCACCGTATATTACGCCAATAAATATGTCTAACAATGCTGCTACTAAACCAATAAATAATGAGACTTGTGCGCCTTGCCACGTTCTAGTCCAAATATCACGTCCAAGTTGATCAGTACCAAACCAAAAATTTTGTTTCACATGTGCTTTGTCATATGCGTTACCATCTACACCTTCACCGTCAAAGGGTAAAAAGGGGATTTGATCTAGTACAGCAATTTTTGGTGGTAAATTACGTCGTTCAACATCTTGCTCAGCATAGTCATGAGTACTAATTAACGGACCTACAATCGCCAATATTAATATGATGATGAGTCCAATCATGCCCACTACTGCTAATTTATTACGTGTTAATTGAGACCATGCATCTTGCCAAAATGTACGTCCTTCTCTTTGGAAATCTTGCTCGCTACTGTCAGGTGCGCCTGTACGTATAAAATCTTCATGCATAATCCCCGACGTTTGAGCTACAGTTGCACCTGAATGGTCATCTCTAGGTAAAGTTCGCTCTTCTTTCGTCATTACTTTTTACCCCCTTGTAAACGAATTCTAGGATCGATTAGGCCATATAGAATGTCGACGATAAAAATAGACACGATGAATAATGTACTAAATAATAGTGTAATTGCCATAATCACCGAAAAGTCATTCGTCGTAATCGAACGTACGAATTGGTCCCCTAATCCAGGCACACCGAAGATGTTCTCGATTGTCAGTGTCCCTGTTAAAATACTTGCCAACATTGGAACTAAAATAGTAATGACGGGTATCAAAGCATTGCGTAGCGCATGACCAAATAACACGCGTTGTGTTGAGTTCCCTTTTGCTCGAGCCAGTAATATGTAATCCGAACTCAACACTTCAATCATTTCAGCACGAATGTAGCGTGCAACTGTAGCCACAACAACTGCTGAAAGGGCTAGTGACGGTAATATCGCTGTAGAAATACCTTCCCACCCTGCAACTGGAAACCATTGTAATCGTACAGCAAATACATACTGTAATAATACAGCTAATACGAATGATGGAACCGAAATCGCAATAACAGAAATAAAGGTGG
The sequence above is a segment of the Staphylococcus hyicus genome. Coding sequences within it:
- the trpS gene encoding tryptophan--tRNA ligase, with amino-acid sequence MKTLFSGIQPSGIPTIGNYIGALKQFVDIQEDYDCYFCIVDQHAITVPQDRLKLRQQTRQLAAIYLAAGLNPDKITLFIQSEVPAHVQAGWMLTTISSIGELERMTQFKDKAQKQNDGIPAGLLTYPPLMAADIILYNTDIVPVGDDQKQHIELTRNLVDRFNSRYNDVLTKPEIKMPKVGGRIMSLQDPTKKMSKSDDNQKNFISLLDEPHIAAKKIKSAVTDSDGEVKYDKEHKPGISNLLTIYSSLTNESIETLESRYANEGYGKFKGDLADIVADFLTHFQEKYNEFYQSERLDDILDEGREKAHRTSFKTLKKMEKAMGLGRKRK
- a CDS encoding ABC transporter ATP-binding protein; amino-acid sequence: MVEKEVLVEVKHLKQYFNQGKRNEVRAIDDISFDIYKGETFGLVGESGSGKSTTGKAIIKLNDVTDGQVLYEGVNIQSIKKRKDLLKFNKKIQMIFQDPYASLNPRLKVMDIVAEGIDIHGLAKDKKDRKKRVYDLLETVGLRKSHANRYPHEFSGGQRQRIGIARALAVEPEFIIADEPISALDVSIQAQVVNLMQKLQRERNITFLFIAHDLSMVKYISDRIAVMHLGKIVELGPADEIYNQPLHPYTKSLLSAVPQPDPDSERSRKRFAYEGEKNPDVPRTLKAFTPNHYVLATEEEFQEFTQNNGLHV
- the spxA gene encoding transcriptional regulator SpxA, whose translation is MVTLFTSPSCTSCRKAKAWLQEHDIPYTERNIFSEHLTLDEIKQILKMTEDGTDEIISTRSKTYQKLNVDIDALPLQDLYGIIQDNPGILRRPIILDDKRLQVGYNEDEIRRFLPRKVRTFQLQEAQRMVD
- the opp3C gene encoding oligopeptide ABC transporter permease — protein: MTKEERTLPRDDHSGATVAQTSGIMHEDFIRTGAPDSSEQDFQREGRTFWQDAWSQLTRNKLAVVGMIGLIIILILAIVGPLISTHDYAEQDVERRNLPPKIAVLDQIPFLPFDGEGVDGNAYDKAHVKQNFWFGTDQLGRDIWTRTWQGAQVSLFIGLVAALLDIFIGVIYGAISGYFGGRIDDFMQRVIEIISSIPTLIVVILFVLIFEPSIWTIILAMAITGWIGMSRVVRGEFLKLKNQEFVLASRTLGTSNLKLIFKHILPNTLGAIIVTSMFTVPNAIFFEAFLSFIGIGVPAPQTSLGSLVNEGRAMLLIHPHQLFIPAFILSLLILFFYLFSDGLRDAFDPKMRK
- the opp3b gene encoding oligopeptide ABC transporter permease, which codes for MLRYTIKRLLYMVISLFIIISITFFLMKLMPGSPFNDEKLSEEQKTMLNEKYGLNDPLPIQYGNYMANVVKGDFGNSFQYDNQPVWDLIKPRLVPSFQMGLFSMIIGVILGLLLGVVAATRQNTWVDYLATFISVIAISVPSFVLAVLLQYVFAVRLQWFPVAGWEGISTAILPSLALSAVVVATVARYIRAEMIEVLSSDYILLARAKGNSTQRVLFGHALRNALIPVITILVPMLASILTGTLTIENIFGVPGLGDQFVRSITTNDFSVIMAITLLFSTLFIVSIFIVDILYGLIDPRIRLQGGKK
- a CDS encoding ABC transporter ATP-binding protein, with protein sequence MSERVIEVNDLHVSFDIEVGEVQAVRGVDFYLNKGETLAIVGESGSGKSVTTKAITKLFQGKSGRIKQGSIMFNGEDLTQKSEKELMKLRGKEISMIFQDPMTSLNPTMKIGKQVMEPIMKHIGLNKTDAKKRAIELLELVGLKRVKERFNAYPHQFSGGQRQRIVIALALACEPKILIADEPTTALDVTMQAQILDLMKELQQKIDTSIIFITHDLGVVANVADRVAVMYGGQMIETGDVDEIFYDPKHPYTWGLLSSMPDLETEGSTALRAIPGSPPDLVHPPKGDAFAARSEYALAIDFKEAPPWYRVSPTHYVRSWLLDERAPKVDPPELVKRKQRPMPNNFAKPERVERVSF